A section of the Pseudomonas prosekii genome encodes:
- a CDS encoding catalase family peroxidase — translation MVDRSTPPNRPPLSSASLIARLAGIGVIVAAVAGAFAYVNGTFDPQRLTPKKLINVLETNNGVHPGFRRNHSKGVCVIGHFESSGEARSYSSAQVFNDPQTPVVGRFALPAGSPYAPDSSVPIRSLALRFTQANGQQWRTGMNSMPVFPVGTPEAFYQLQQAQSPDPATGKPNPAAVPAFFGSHPEAGPFLAWIKTAKPSASYVTETYNSVNAFYLVNAAGQKQAVRWSMVPLAQDAAGATAPEGADFLEKDLVQRIGAGPLRFQLNLTLANADDPVNDASKSWPAGRKVINAGTLVLNATQPQLDGECRDINYDPLVLPAGIEGSADPLLAARSAGYASSYLRRTSEVSQLPAAKQEAKQ, via the coding sequence ATGGTAGATCGCTCAACACCGCCCAACCGGCCGCCGCTGAGCAGCGCCAGCCTGATTGCGCGCCTGGCTGGCATCGGCGTGATCGTCGCGGCAGTTGCCGGGGCTTTTGCCTACGTCAACGGCACTTTTGACCCACAACGGCTGACCCCGAAAAAATTGATCAACGTGCTCGAAACCAACAACGGCGTGCACCCGGGTTTCCGCCGTAATCACTCGAAAGGCGTGTGCGTAATCGGTCATTTCGAGAGCAGCGGGGAAGCGCGCAGCTATTCCAGCGCGCAAGTGTTCAACGACCCGCAGACCCCGGTGGTCGGCCGTTTTGCGTTACCGGCGGGCAGCCCGTACGCGCCGGACAGCAGCGTGCCGATCCGCAGCCTGGCGTTACGTTTTACCCAAGCCAATGGCCAACAGTGGCGCACCGGGATGAACAGCATGCCGGTGTTCCCGGTGGGCACGCCCGAGGCGTTTTATCAGTTGCAGCAAGCGCAATCGCCGGACCCGGCCACCGGTAAACCGAACCCGGCGGCGGTCCCGGCATTCTTTGGTTCGCATCCGGAAGCGGGGCCGTTCCTGGCCTGGATCAAGACGGCCAAGCCGTCGGCGAGCTACGTGACGGAAACCTACAACAGCGTCAACGCGTTCTATCTGGTGAATGCGGCGGGGCAAAAGCAAGCCGTGCGCTGGAGCATGGTTCCGCTGGCGCAGGACGCGGCCGGGGCGACGGCGCCTGAAGGCGCGGATTTCCTTGAGAAAGACTTGGTGCAACGGATCGGCGCAGGTCCGCTGCGTTTCCAGTTGAACCTGACGTTGGCCAACGCTGACGATCCGGTGAACGACGCCAGCAAATCCTGGCCCGCCGGGCGCAAAGTGATCAACGCCGGGACGTTGGTGCTCAACGCTACCCAGCCGCAACTGGACGGCGAGTGCCGCGACATCAACTACGATCCGCTGGTGTTGCCGGCCGGCATCGAAGGCTCCGCCGACCCATTGCTCGCTGCGCGCTCGGCCGGTTACGCGAGTTCCTACTTGCGCCGCACCAGCGAAGTCAGTCAG
- a CDS encoding RNA polymerase sigma factor, whose amino-acid sequence MHDIDEQLREIIPRLRRFAVSLTRNASGADDLVQASLEKALSSWSDKRPDGDLRAWLFAILYRQFLDAHRRSRRYARMLEFFTGRDDAQPSVERTVIAQSTLQAFDQLNTEQRALLLWVSVEGLTYKEVAEILGVPTGTVMSRLSRARQALRELSDGEISRPSLRRLK is encoded by the coding sequence ATGCACGATATCGACGAACAACTGCGGGAAATCATTCCCAGACTGCGCCGGTTTGCCGTGTCGTTGACGCGCAACGCCAGCGGCGCCGACGATCTGGTCCAGGCCAGTCTGGAAAAAGCGCTGTCGAGTTGGAGCGACAAACGCCCCGACGGAGACCTGCGCGCCTGGCTGTTTGCGATTCTGTATCGGCAGTTTCTCGACGCGCACCGGCGCTCCCGGCGTTACGCGCGCATGCTCGAATTCTTTACCGGACGTGACGATGCGCAGCCTTCGGTCGAGCGCACGGTGATCGCCCAATCGACCCTGCAAGCCTTCGACCAGCTCAACACCGAACAGCGCGCGTTGCTGCTCTGGGTGTCGGTCGAAGGCCTGACGTATAAAGAGGTCGCCGAGATTCTCGGCGTCCCGACTGGCACCGTGATGTCCCGCCTGTCCCGCGCCCGCCAGGCCTTGCGCGAACTCAGCGACGGCGAAATCAGCCGCCCTTCCCTGCGGAGACTCAAATGA
- a CDS encoding anti-sigma factor family protein, with the protein MISMPPSERDLHAYVDHQLSDADRRLVETFLTSNADVCAQVRAWQQDAQQLRAALSGALQQTANPQLDSALVRQRLKRQSRRNLASAAVLLIAVSVGGFGGWKAREIALVSAQPPMADAMQAYRLFAQQGVMPADYKVSDDGDMQRWLDRYFTQANRLPDLANAGFKPVSGRLLSTEQGPAAMVVYEDAGGHKISFYVRPPGPKNYLLPRGSRSDGELQAEYWSGAGYNYAMVSPNDTPAAQLLKQTQQF; encoded by the coding sequence ATGATCAGCATGCCCCCAAGCGAGCGTGACCTGCACGCCTACGTCGATCACCAACTCAGCGACGCCGACCGACGTCTGGTGGAGACTTTTCTGACAAGCAACGCCGACGTTTGCGCACAGGTACGCGCCTGGCAACAGGACGCCCAGCAACTGCGCGCGGCGCTGAGTGGCGCGTTGCAGCAGACGGCTAATCCGCAGCTTGACTCGGCGCTGGTTCGCCAGCGCCTGAAACGTCAGTCCCGACGCAATCTGGCCAGCGCGGCGGTGTTGCTGATTGCAGTCAGTGTCGGCGGTTTTGGTGGCTGGAAAGCACGCGAGATCGCCCTCGTCAGCGCCCAGCCGCCCATGGCCGATGCGATGCAGGCGTACCGCTTGTTTGCGCAGCAAGGCGTGATGCCGGCGGATTACAAAGTCAGCGATGACGGCGATATGCAGCGTTGGCTCGACCGCTATTTCACCCAGGCCAATCGTCTGCCGGACCTGGCGAACGCAGGGTTCAAACCGGTCAGCGGGCGCTTGCTCAGCACCGAGCAAGGGCCGGCGGCGATGGTGGTTTATGAGGACGCGGGCGGGCACAAGATCAGTTTCTACGTGCGCCCACCGGGACCAAAAAACTACCTGCTGCCGCGCGGCAGTCGCAGCGATGGCGAGTTGCAGGCCGAGTACTGGTCGGGCGCCGGGTACAACTACGCAATGGTCAGCCCGAACGACACGCCAGCGGCGCAACTGCTCAAGCAAACACAGCAGTTTTAG
- a CDS encoding transposase: MRNSYSTEFKLKAAGMVLDEGISVPEVCASLDIGPTALRRWVDQVRKERQGSTPVGAKAITADQREIQELKALLRQKDRDIEILKKASALLLLDAKDHSH, encoded by the coding sequence ATGCGTAATTCTTATTCAACTGAGTTCAAACTCAAGGCTGCTGGCATGGTGCTGGATGAGGGGATATCGGTTCCCGAGGTTTGCGCCAGTTTAGATATTGGCCCTACCGCCTTGCGTCGCTGGGTCGATCAGGTGCGTAAAGAACGCCAGGGTTCGACCCCGGTGGGAGCCAAAGCGATCACGGCTGACCAGCGAGAAATCCAGGAACTCAAAGCCTTGCTCAGGCAAAAAGACCGGGATATCGAAATCCTAAAAAAGGCCAGTGCTCTCCTGCTTTTGGACGCCAAAGATCATTCTCACTGA
- a CDS encoding IS3 family transposase, which translates to MGERYGVNDCCRVFEVSRSSFYAWRQRQGKVNPEREKLKAMLVEHHKESRASAGARTLSRELQAKGHRVGRHMARSLMREAGVVSRQRRRHKYKSSGVEALVAPHVLKREFDVTAINQVWCADVTYIKVGTRWMYFAAVLDLFARRLVGWAFSMISDAELTCEALRMAVELRGKPKDVLFHSDQGCQYTSHKFRNELLANGLRQSMSRKGECWDNAPMERFFGSLKSEWVPEAGYRSEYEARADLQRYVVRYNNFRLHSYNDYRSPVAMEKMAA; encoded by the coding sequence CTGGGTGAGCGATACGGCGTTAACGACTGCTGCCGGGTGTTTGAAGTCAGCCGCAGCAGTTTTTATGCCTGGCGTCAGCGCCAAGGCAAGGTGAACCCTGAGCGGGAGAAACTCAAAGCCATGCTGGTCGAGCATCACAAGGAATCCAGAGCTTCCGCGGGGGCGCGCACCCTTTCCAGGGAGCTGCAAGCCAAGGGGCATCGCGTCGGGAGGCACATGGCTCGCAGCTTGATGCGAGAAGCCGGCGTGGTCAGTCGTCAGCGCCGACGTCACAAATACAAGTCATCTGGCGTTGAAGCCTTGGTGGCGCCGCACGTGCTTAAGCGCGAGTTTGATGTCACGGCGATCAACCAAGTGTGGTGCGCGGACGTGACGTACATCAAGGTCGGCACGCGGTGGATGTATTTTGCAGCGGTTCTGGATCTGTTCGCCCGCCGGCTCGTGGGGTGGGCGTTTTCGATGATCTCGGATGCGGAGCTGACCTGCGAGGCCCTACGGATGGCGGTTGAGCTGCGAGGCAAACCCAAAGACGTGCTGTTTCACTCCGATCAAGGCTGCCAGTACACCAGCCATAAGTTCAGGAATGAGTTGCTGGCGAATGGACTGCGGCAAAGCATGAGTCGTAAAGGCGAATGCTGGGATAACGCCCCGATGGAGCGTTTCTTTGGAAGTCTGAAATCAGAGTGGGTGCCTGAAGCCGGTTACCGCTCGGAGTATGAAGCCCGGGCTGATTTGCAGCGCTACGTGGTGCGCTACAACAACTTCAGGCTCCATAGCTACAACGATTACCGTTCACCGGTCGCCATGGAGAAAATGGCGGCGTGA
- a CDS encoding Csu type fimbrial protein: MVRCFFALLALCLPGSAWALCSVVSTTPVAFGSLSSIAVRTTVQSSSSLNAGLSCTGSLLSLLSANDHFYTTVTSSQSGLRGPTGDIINYTLYANNSTSYPLTRGVAFDFARNGIIDALGLLGSVVPKTVPIFLRTTIGSNVAAGIYSETLSIAWSWNYCSGLGIGNICVGRDIGSGNTTLTVNLTVANDCTITAPNINFGSAPVISAFAPVTGQTINLACTKGSAYTVGLSDGQQAVSVGGRRRMISGGNYLAYDIFKSAGTTRWGSVGAARRASTDAEVNPGNGLGTGSQVFNYNAKIYSDQNTPPAGTYQDSVVLDVGF; encoded by the coding sequence ATGGTCAGGTGTTTCTTCGCGTTGCTGGCGCTGTGCTTGCCGGGTTCGGCGTGGGCGCTGTGCTCGGTGGTCAGCACCACGCCGGTCGCGTTCGGTTCGCTGAGTTCGATCGCGGTGCGCACCACGGTGCAGAGCAGTTCGAGCCTCAACGCCGGGTTGAGCTGCACCGGTTCTTTGTTGTCGTTGCTGTCCGCCAATGACCATTTCTACACCACCGTCACCTCCAGCCAGAGCGGCCTGCGCGGCCCGACCGGCGACATCATCAACTACACGCTGTACGCCAACAATTCCACCAGCTACCCGCTGACCCGAGGCGTTGCCTTCGATTTCGCCCGCAATGGCATCATCGACGCGCTGGGGTTGCTCGGCAGCGTGGTGCCCAAGACTGTGCCGATTTTTTTACGCACGACCATCGGCAGCAACGTCGCAGCGGGGATCTACAGCGAAACCCTGAGCATTGCCTGGAGCTGGAATTATTGTTCCGGCCTCGGCATTGGCAATATCTGCGTGGGGCGCGACATCGGCAGCGGCAACACCACGTTGACGGTCAACCTGACTGTGGCGAATGACTGCACGATCACTGCGCCGAACATCAACTTCGGCAGCGCCCCGGTGATCAGCGCGTTTGCCCCGGTCACCGGCCAGACCATCAACCTGGCCTGCACCAAGGGCAGCGCCTATACCGTGGGGCTGAGCGATGGCCAGCAAGCCGTCAGCGTCGGCGGGCGCCGGCGGATGATTTCCGGGGGGAATTATCTGGCCTATGACATTTTCAAAAGCGCCGGCACCACGCGCTGGGGCAGTGTCGGCGCAGCGCGGCGAGCCAGCACCGATGCCGAGGTCAATCCCGGTAACGGCCTCGGCACCGGCAGCCAGGTGTTCAATTACAACGCGAAAATCTACAGCGACCAAAACACCCCGCCGGCCGGGACCTATCAGGACAGCGTGGTGCTGGATGTCGGATTTTGA
- a CDS encoding fimbria/pilus outer membrane usher protein, which produces MSPAWARSLQSPIRAAICVCWLLIVPRTEAGDLPPPPSGMEAVADAQLFLELVVNQMNTGRVVAVDQRGGRFFLPASALSASGIKLPENVDADVDLDSLPGLHSEYDSTGQRLLVNVPPEWLPEQFVGSREAYPRTPALSSFGALLNYDLYLNDTDDAGTYLAAWNELRLFDGWGTLSNTGQYRQTLSGNAVSTLNNGYLRYDTTWRYSDDERLLTYEAGDLVSGALPWSSSVRLGGLQLSRDFGVRPDLVRYPLPQFAGEAAVPSSVDLFINGYKSSSADLQPGPYTLTNIPFINGAGEAVVVTTDALGRQVSTTVPFYVTSSLLQKGLSDFSVAAGTLRRNYGLKDFGYGSGVTSGSLRYGVSDNFTLESHAEASQALTLGGLGGNVRLGNFGVLNTALSQSQFDGENGQQLSLGYQYSSQRYSFSYQRLQRHENYADLTVVDSPYATLSKRSEQATLSLNLDTWGSLGVGYFDVRAADDSRTRLLNLTWSKPLWRNTSFYLSGNREIGDSNWALQAQLVIPFDLRGSLAISSERSKTGQSQQRVNYSRAVPTEGGVGFNLGYAQGDGPAYRQADLTWRLQSVQLQAGVYGTSEAETRWADASGSLVWMDRQAFAANRIDDAFVVVSTDGYADIPVRYENQQVGQTDRNGHLLVPWSSAYYRGKYEIDPLNLPANVRSPNVEQRIAVRRGSGYLLEFPLQRVVAASIVLVDARQQELPLGSGVVHEQSGAQTVVGWDGLVYLENLQAQNRLRVTLADGSHCQVQFAVDMQQAQIPLIGPLVCQ; this is translated from the coding sequence ATGAGCCCCGCTTGGGCTCGCAGTTTGCAAAGTCCGATCCGGGCGGCAATCTGCGTGTGTTGGCTGCTGATCGTCCCGCGCACCGAGGCCGGCGATTTGCCGCCGCCGCCCAGCGGCATGGAGGCCGTGGCCGATGCACAGTTGTTTCTGGAGTTGGTGGTCAATCAGATGAATACCGGACGCGTGGTCGCCGTCGATCAGCGTGGCGGGCGCTTCTTTCTCCCGGCCTCGGCCTTAAGCGCGAGCGGCATCAAGCTGCCGGAAAACGTCGATGCCGACGTCGATCTCGACAGCTTGCCGGGCCTGCACAGTGAGTACGACAGCACCGGCCAGCGGCTGCTGGTCAACGTGCCGCCGGAGTGGTTGCCGGAGCAATTTGTCGGCAGCCGCGAAGCCTACCCGCGCACCCCGGCGCTGAGCAGTTTCGGCGCGTTGCTCAACTACGATCTGTACCTCAACGACACCGACGATGCCGGCACCTACCTCGCGGCATGGAACGAACTGCGGCTGTTTGACGGTTGGGGCACGCTGTCCAACACCGGGCAATACCGCCAGACCTTGTCGGGCAACGCCGTCAGCACGCTGAATAACGGCTACCTGCGCTACGACACCACGTGGCGTTATTCCGATGACGAGCGACTGCTGACCTACGAGGCCGGCGATCTGGTCAGCGGCGCCTTGCCCTGGAGCAGTTCGGTGCGCCTCGGCGGTTTGCAACTGTCGCGCGACTTTGGCGTGCGCCCGGACCTGGTGAGATACCCGCTGCCGCAATTTGCCGGGGAAGCGGCGGTGCCGTCCTCGGTCGATCTGTTCATCAACGGCTACAAATCCAGCAGCGCCGACCTGCAACCGGGGCCGTACACGCTGACCAATATCCCGTTCATCAACGGCGCTGGCGAGGCTGTGGTGGTTACCACCGACGCCTTGGGTCGCCAGGTTTCGACCACGGTGCCGTTCTACGTCACCAGCAGTTTGCTGCAAAAAGGTCTGAGCGATTTTTCCGTGGCCGCCGGTACGTTGCGGCGCAACTATGGCCTCAAGGATTTCGGTTACGGTTCCGGCGTCACGTCCGGCAGTTTGCGTTACGGCGTCAGCGACAACTTCACGCTGGAGAGCCACGCCGAAGCATCGCAAGCCCTGACCCTCGGTGGTCTCGGCGGTAATGTGCGCCTGGGCAATTTCGGCGTGCTCAACACCGCACTCAGTCAAAGCCAGTTCGACGGCGAAAACGGCCAGCAGTTGAGCCTTGGTTATCAGTACAGCAGTCAGCGTTACAGTTTTTCTTATCAGCGGCTGCAACGGCATGAAAACTACGCCGACCTGACGGTGGTCGACAGCCCGTACGCGACCCTCAGCAAGCGCAGCGAGCAAGCGACCCTGAGCCTCAATCTCGACACGTGGGGCAGCCTCGGCGTCGGTTATTTCGATGTGCGCGCGGCGGACGATTCGCGCACCCGTCTGCTTAACCTGACGTGGAGCAAACCGCTGTGGCGCAACACCAGTTTCTACCTGTCGGGCAACCGCGAGATCGGTGACAGCAACTGGGCGCTGCAGGCGCAACTGGTGATTCCGTTCGACCTGCGCGGCAGTCTGGCGATCAGCAGCGAACGCAGCAAAACCGGGCAGAGTCAGCAACGCGTCAATTACAGCCGCGCGGTGCCGACCGAAGGCGGGGTCGGTTTCAACCTCGGTTATGCGCAGGGCGACGGCCCGGCATACCGGCAGGCCGACCTGACCTGGCGCCTGCAATCGGTGCAATTGCAGGCTGGCGTTTACGGCACCAGCGAGGCTGAAACCCGCTGGGCCGACGCCAGCGGTTCGCTGGTGTGGATGGACCGTCAGGCGTTCGCCGCCAATCGCATCGACGACGCGTTTGTGGTGGTCAGCACCGACGGCTACGCCGATATTCCGGTGCGCTACGAGAATCAGCAGGTCGGCCAGACCGATCGCAATGGCCATCTTCTGGTGCCGTGGAGCAGCGCTTATTACCGTGGCAAATATGAAATCGATCCGCTCAACCTGCCGGCCAACGTGCGCAGCCCTAATGTCGAACAGCGGATTGCGGTGCGCCGCGGCAGCGGTTATCTGCTGGAGTTTCCGCTGCAACGGGTGGTCGCCGCGAGCATTGTGCTGGTGGACGCGCGGCAGCAGGAATTGCCGCTGGGCAGCGGCGTTGTGCATGAGCAAAGTGGCGCGCAAACCGTGGTCGGTTGGGACGGGCTGGTGTACCTGGAAAACCTTCAGGCGCAGAACCGTTTGCGCGTGACGCTGGCCGATGGCAGCCACTGTCAGGTGCAATTTGCCGTGGACATGCAGCAGGCGCAGATCCCGTTGATCGGGCCGCTGGTGTGCCAATGA
- a CDS encoding fimbrial biogenesis chaperone: protein MASQVLRAAAVALMFFGIARAQAASSVLIWPIDPVLEADQQASALWLENRGSETANLQIRVFAWSQNGFNDQYQNQRDVIGSPPVAKIEPGQKQLVRLTRTKDVPPGQELAYRIIIDEIPSATPPAAEDGKTAAAIRFQMRYSVPLFAYGAGLWSKEDANRPRDPKGVGLPDLSWRTVAVDGRSYVEVRNQGAVHARLTDVALKQGGQSKPLVEGLLGYVLPGAVMRWPAPGPLAGESALLVRVNGASQVQSISPLR, encoded by the coding sequence ATGGCTTCACAGGTTTTGCGCGCGGCAGCAGTGGCGCTGATGTTCTTCGGGATTGCCAGGGCGCAGGCCGCCAGCTCGGTGCTGATCTGGCCAATCGATCCAGTGCTGGAGGCCGATCAACAGGCTAGTGCGTTGTGGCTGGAAAACCGTGGCAGCGAGACGGCCAACTTGCAGATACGCGTATTTGCCTGGAGCCAGAACGGCTTCAACGACCAGTACCAGAACCAGCGTGATGTGATTGGCAGCCCGCCAGTGGCGAAGATCGAACCGGGGCAAAAACAGCTGGTACGGCTGACCCGGACCAAGGACGTCCCGCCGGGGCAGGAACTGGCTTATCGGATCATCATCGACGAGATTCCTTCGGCCACGCCGCCCGCCGCCGAGGACGGCAAGACGGCTGCGGCGATTCGCTTCCAGATGCGTTATTCAGTGCCGTTGTTCGCTTACGGCGCAGGGTTGTGGAGCAAGGAAGACGCCAATCGCCCGCGTGATCCCAAGGGGGTCGGTTTGCCCGACTTGAGTTGGCGCACGGTGGCGGTCGATGGCCGCTCGTATGTCGAAGTGCGCAATCAGGGCGCGGTGCATGCGCGGTTGACCGATGTGGCGCTGAAGCAGGGCGGGCAAAGCAAACCGCTGGTGGAAGGGTTGCTCGGTTACGTGCTGCCGGGCGCGGTGATGCGCTGGCCGGCGCCGGGACCGCTGGCCGGGGAATCGGCGTTGCTGGTGCGGGTAAACGGGGCGAGCCAGGTGCAGAGCATTTCGCCACTGCGCTGA
- a CDS encoding Csu type fimbrial protein, translating into MARQGWPTLVLLCAGSLPLPLAAVTSQSFQVSATVTAGCLVVGGVSNYGSLDFGSRSALATGAVQVALSGGVQLQCTPGVTLNMSVDGGQYNSSGRHLQLSTGSNRVAYSLFRDAAFSQALGVGQSVAVAYTDANNIRLPIYGQVQLPGNQPGGTYSDVLQVQLSW; encoded by the coding sequence ATGGCTCGCCAGGGATGGCCGACGCTGGTTTTGCTGTGTGCGGGCAGCCTGCCGTTGCCGCTGGCGGCGGTGACCAGTCAGAGCTTTCAGGTCAGCGCGACGGTGACGGCCGGGTGCCTGGTGGTCGGCGGTGTGTCGAATTACGGCAGCCTCGACTTCGGCAGTCGTTCGGCGCTGGCCACCGGTGCGGTGCAAGTGGCGTTGAGCGGTGGCGTGCAGTTGCAGTGCACGCCGGGCGTAACCCTGAACATGAGCGTCGATGGCGGCCAGTACAACAGCAGCGGTCGCCATTTGCAGCTGAGCACCGGGAGCAATCGCGTGGCGTATTCGTTGTTTCGCGATGCGGCATTCAGCCAGGCGCTGGGCGTCGGCCAGAGCGTGGCGGTGGCTTACACCGATGCCAACAACATCCGCTTGCCGATTTACGGGCAGGTGCAGTTGCCGGGCAATCAGCCCGGTGGAACGTACAGCGATGTGTTGCAGGTGCAGCTGTCGTGGTGA
- a CDS encoding Csu type fimbrial protein codes for MHMFASRIGLSLLSLTLASSAIAATTVTGQITSSLTLISSCQVNGAGGTTGLNFGALDFGVANSLFTEADAQVLGGGGGGLSILCSSGTIPAVKVRAGSHDGQSPGGTRALADGGGNFVPYDLYTDAGHSQILAIDGVINLAASTGVAQTVNIYGKAVGKAGLPAGTYTDTVAVELTF; via the coding sequence ATGCACATGTTTGCATCAAGGATCGGTTTGTCATTGCTCAGCCTGACGCTGGCCTCCAGCGCCATCGCGGCCACCACGGTCACCGGCCAGATCACCTCCAGCCTGACGCTGATCAGCAGTTGTCAGGTCAACGGCGCCGGTGGCACCACGGGGCTGAACTTCGGTGCGCTGGACTTCGGCGTCGCCAACAGCCTGTTCACCGAGGCTGACGCGCAGGTGTTGGGCGGTGGCGGCGGAGGGCTGTCGATTCTGTGCTCCAGCGGCACTATCCCGGCGGTCAAAGTGCGCGCCGGCAGCCATGACGGACAGTCGCCCGGCGGCACCCGCGCGCTGGCCGATGGCGGCGGCAACTTCGTGCCTTACGACCTGTACACCGACGCCGGGCACTCGCAGATTCTTGCCATCGACGGCGTGATCAACCTCGCCGCCAGTACCGGCGTGGCGCAGACCGTGAATATCTACGGCAAGGCAGTCGGCAAGGCCGGTTTACCCGCCGGCACCTACACCGACACTGTTGCCGTCGAACTGACGTTCTAG
- a CDS encoding Csu type fimbrial protein produces MSLLAEPAYALVSGQIQARLTIIAGCEVNNGTRPDLPVGDLGSLDFGQQGPTWTNPIKASLSDNGSGTLNVACNPSVTGFTVTIDGGAHGDGATRRLSNGRQTLIYQLFLDASGTQGYSIGQQHNFAVTNAEQIPIPVYGAVVANTRAVPAGVYTDTLTVTLDW; encoded by the coding sequence CTGTCGTTGCTGGCCGAGCCTGCGTATGCGCTGGTCAGCGGGCAGATCCAGGCGCGGCTGACGATCATTGCCGGCTGCGAAGTCAACAATGGCACGCGTCCCGACCTGCCGGTCGGCGACCTCGGCAGCCTCGATTTCGGCCAGCAGGGGCCGACCTGGACCAATCCGATCAAGGCCAGCCTCAGCGACAACGGCAGCGGCACGCTGAATGTCGCCTGTAACCCTTCGGTCACCGGGTTCACCGTCACCATCGACGGTGGCGCCCACGGCGACGGCGCCACCCGACGCCTGAGCAACGGCCGCCAGACCCTCATTTATCAGTTGTTCCTCGATGCTTCCGGCACACAGGGCTACAGCATCGGCCAACAACACAATTTCGCCGTGACCAACGCAGAGCAGATACCGATCCCGGTATATGGCGCGGTGGTGGCGAATACCCGCGCGGTTCCGGCCGGTGTCTATACCGACACCCTCACGGTAACGCTCGATTGGTAA
- a CDS encoding Csu type fimbrial protein, with amino-acid sequence MLLGTPILAAEMQVQVRVDVLRGCQLVGQQRSAGIEQLGVLDFGSTARLDDPAGPLSAALISSRLPRLECNPDTPYQLRVDGGQHGGVGDVRYMAGANQQSKPIPYRLYQDPARRIPLAVDVPVSGRVPDSGSVDLPLYARIERLAEIPHVSRYSDLVKVTVTW; translated from the coding sequence ATGCTGCTCGGCACGCCGATATTGGCCGCAGAAATGCAGGTGCAAGTGCGTGTCGATGTGCTGCGCGGCTGTCAATTGGTCGGCCAGCAACGCAGCGCGGGCATCGAGCAATTGGGTGTGCTGGATTTCGGCAGCACGGCGCGTCTCGACGACCCCGCCGGCCCGTTGAGTGCCGCCCTGATCAGTTCGCGCCTGCCGCGACTGGAGTGCAATCCGGACACTCCGTATCAATTACGCGTCGATGGCGGCCAGCATGGCGGCGTCGGTGACGTGCGCTACATGGCGGGAGCCAACCAACAGAGCAAACCCATCCCCTATCGGCTCTACCAAGACCCGGCGCGGCGCATTCCGCTGGCGGTGGATGTGCCGGTGAGCGGGCGCGTACCGGACAGCGGTTCGGTGGATTTGCCTTTGTATGCACGGATCGAACGGCTGGCGGAAATTCCGCATGTCAGCCGTTACTCAGACTTGGTGAAGGTGACCGTCACCTGGTAG